From the genome of Prevotella herbatica, one region includes:
- a CDS encoding RHS repeat domain-containing protein produces the protein MNKIKQLLIILPFVPTLCLAQTDRENYVQSITMLDAKGTDFIQAVQYYDGLGYPTLSVATAGVNGETAYSLTTYDAVGHKNREYVPVPGTNLDYINESSINSKGDFYMDNSGFTQNHYDALNRVTAVDIAGEKWRGAGKQNKTEYLANIASDYVLHYEAPEDGSYSLRHPENTSYQYYPEGILNKVVSYDADNKSVTVFTDLHGNKILERTAAGDTYYVYNVLGQLRFVLSPSYQSSHNEAIFAYEYRYDDRGRMVKKILPQCGTTQYWYDMADHVAYMRDPALGSRYRFYLYDNLGRLCVQGTCIDGNRDYSILSATTYVSGSDGICNSGYTIPYTINDPKLEIVNYYDNYDFIGKNLISTMPTVTINQNQEQYAIGSQTGLVVYATNGEALGSIDVYDYKGQVVRSVRKGINGFIEDVNTEYTFTGAIDNTVANVNVGYGSDFIAKTDYTYKCGKKMKMNLSLSHGITVLPRETEYLYDAIGRLSSKSRQLTTTGKSDCSYSYDVHGWLTGINSNGFRENLYYSDGLDGGCYNGNISTMKWKASNDGGYNGYNLKYDDSNRLYNAVYGSGDNLSNNKNYFDEHVEYDCNGNITGLKRSGLVDKIHGSFGMVDNLYMTYGGNRLTSVRDNATQLTYEGATDFNGEPNKEYPLTYNDAGSLISDAGRKIAKIDYDYLNNPVRIQFTDGNVTKYIYSATGEKLRVIYQTAVPNIAVAIGDTKELAPSEIQCTDYNDYLLGGNLTLKNGHIDKYQFEEGYCQAEKNSSNASIDDFTFYYYDKDHLGNIRQVTKADGSQTGNVVQTINYYPFGMQFCDGTTCNIDQKHKYNGKEFDNMHGLNTYDYGARQYNPATARWDRMDPLCEKYYSISPYAYCCNNPVAYYDVAGLDSVYYNESGIEIQRRNCANSLNFVIKTSQSTAELYKDSNPDQKGVSNPISKENAISTEEEIRKGNLAGDHMKNVTQFGSNSEMSAMISSIEDDGTGGVSDQNNREYSGKFTDTGVKDVKKSSVGDLSKNDNLVSYGNSDWHSHPSGSKTYKPGYSRTWQQAPSKQDLKTANHAEFVVGCGNKTIYKYNKYGIISTCPSSVFSK, from the coding sequence ATGAACAAAATAAAACAACTTTTGATAATTCTGCCATTTGTGCCAACCTTGTGTCTGGCTCAAACCGACAGAGAGAATTATGTCCAATCCATTACGATGCTTGATGCTAAAGGTACAGATTTCATACAAGCAGTTCAATATTATGATGGTCTTGGCTATCCAACGCTCTCTGTTGCTACAGCTGGCGTCAATGGCGAAACTGCATATTCCCTGACAACATACGATGCCGTAGGTCACAAAAACCGAGAATATGTTCCCGTACCTGGCACCAATCTGGATTATATAAATGAAAGCAGTATCAATTCCAAGGGGGATTTTTATATGGATAATAGTGGCTTTACCCAGAACCATTATGATGCCCTTAACAGAGTGACAGCTGTTGATATCGCCGGAGAGAAATGGAGAGGAGCGGGAAAGCAGAACAAAACTGAATACCTCGCAAATATTGCATCAGACTATGTCCTACACTATGAGGCACCAGAGGATGGTTCCTATAGCCTGAGACATCCAGAGAATACATCTTACCAGTATTATCCCGAAGGCATACTCAACAAGGTCGTATCCTATGATGCAGACAACAAGAGTGTAACTGTTTTCACAGACCTGCATGGTAATAAGATACTCGAGCGTACAGCTGCCGGTGATACGTACTATGTATACAATGTCCTTGGACAACTTCGTTTCGTCCTTTCGCCATCCTATCAAAGTTCTCACAATGAAGCAATATTTGCCTATGAATATCGTTATGATGATAGAGGACGTATGGTTAAGAAGATTCTTCCTCAATGTGGCACTACTCAGTATTGGTACGACATGGCTGACCATGTGGCTTATATGAGAGATCCTGCACTCGGAAGCAGATACAGGTTTTATCTATATGACAATCTTGGAAGACTGTGCGTACAGGGTACTTGTATTGATGGTAATCGAGATTACTCGATACTCTCTGCAACAACTTACGTAAGTGGGTCTGACGGTATCTGCAATTCTGGCTATACTATCCCCTATACCATCAACGACCCAAAGCTTGAGATTGTCAACTATTACGACAATTATGATTTCATTGGTAAAAATCTTATATCTACAATGCCGACAGTAACCATTAACCAGAACCAAGAACAATACGCCATTGGATCCCAGACGGGATTGGTGGTATATGCAACCAATGGTGAAGCACTTGGTTCCATTGATGTGTACGACTATAAAGGACAAGTCGTAAGGTCTGTTCGTAAAGGAATCAATGGATTTATTGAGGATGTAAACACAGAATATACATTCACTGGTGCTATTGACAACACGGTGGCTAATGTCAATGTTGGATATGGCAGTGATTTTATCGCTAAAACTGACTATACATACAAGTGTGGTAAGAAGATGAAAATGAATCTTTCATTAAGTCATGGTATAACAGTACTACCACGAGAAACAGAATACCTCTATGACGCTATAGGCAGACTAAGTAGTAAAAGTAGGCAGCTAACGACAACAGGCAAGTCTGATTGTTCGTATTCCTATGATGTTCATGGATGGCTTACAGGCATTAATAGCAATGGCTTTCGTGAAAACTTATACTACTCAGACGGTCTCGATGGCGGATGTTACAATGGCAACATAAGCACCATGAAATGGAAGGCAAGTAATGATGGTGGGTATAATGGATATAACCTGAAATACGATGACAGCAACCGTCTATACAATGCAGTCTATGGCTCAGGTGATAATCTCTCAAACAACAAGAATTACTTCGACGAGCATGTAGAATACGACTGTAATGGCAACATCACCGGACTGAAGCGGAGTGGTCTCGTGGACAAGATACATGGCAGTTTTGGCATGGTCGACAACCTGTATATGACGTATGGCGGCAACAGATTGACAAGTGTCCGTGACAATGCAACTCAGCTCACTTATGAAGGTGCAACTGACTTCAATGGAGAGCCTAATAAGGAATATCCTCTAACTTACAACGATGCTGGTTCTCTCATAAGCGATGCTGGTCGTAAAATAGCCAAGATTGACTATGACTATCTCAACAATCCAGTCCGCATACAGTTCACTGATGGCAACGTGACCAAGTACATCTACAGTGCTACAGGCGAGAAGCTCCGAGTGATATATCAGACTGCTGTTCCTAATATCGCTGTTGCGATTGGCGATACAAAAGAACTTGCCCCTTCAGAGATTCAATGTACAGACTACAATGATTATCTCCTTGGCGGCAATCTTACACTAAAGAACGGACACATAGACAAATATCAGTTCGAAGAGGGTTACTGTCAGGCAGAAAAGAATTCCTCTAATGCAAGTATCGATGACTTCACATTCTACTACTACGATAAGGATCATCTTGGCAACATCCGTCAGGTAACGAAAGCAGATGGCAGCCAAACAGGAAATGTCGTCCAGACTATCAACTATTATCCATTCGGAATGCAGTTCTGCGATGGCACCACTTGCAACATTGATCAAAAGCACAAGTATAATGGAAAGGAGTTTGACAACATGCATGGCTTAAACACCTACGACTACGGAGCACGCCAGTACAACCCTGCCACCGCACGATGGGATAGAATGGACCCTCTCTGCGAGAAATACTATAGTATCTCGCCGTATGCTTACTGTTGTAACAATCCGGTTGCTTATTATGATGTTGCAGGATTAGATAGTGTTTATTATAATGAAAGTGGTATAGAAATACAAAGACGTAACTGTGCAAATAGTTTGAATTTTGTTATAAAAACAAGCCAGAGTACAGCTGAATTATATAAAGATTCCAATCCTGATCAAAAAGGGGTTAGTAATCCTATTTCAAAAGAGAATGCCATATCAACTGAAGAAGAAATACGAAAAGGTAATTTAGCGGGTGATCACATGAAGAATGTGACCCAATTTGGCAGTAATAGCGAGATGTCAGCTATGATATCTAGTATAGAAGACGACGGAACAGGTGGCGTTAGTGACCAAAATAACAGGGAATATTCTGGCAAATTTACTGATACCGGTGTTAAAGATGTAAAAAAAAGTTCTGTAGGAGATCTTTCTAAGAATGATAATTTGGTTTCATATGGAAATTCTGATTGGCATAGCCATCCAAGTGGTTCTAAAACTTATAAGCCTGGATATTCAAGAACTTGGCAACAAGCTCCATCAAAGCAAGATTTAAAAACTGCTAATCATGCAGAATTTGTAGTGGGATGTGGTAATAAAACAATATATAAATATAATAAATATGGAATTATTTCAACTTGTCCGTCGTCTGTGTTTTCTAAATAG